CTCGTGCTTCTCGCCAAGGCAGCGCCTTCGCTCTCAATGGGTAAGAGCAAGTGCCTTGCCAGAGCCGGCGAGACCGACGACAGACAGGCCTAAGCCACTGAATCACAAGCTAGTTACGGGGTGCCTGGCTGCGCGGGTTAGCATCCCTGCTGAGCTTGGTTTTCTGGATTTCGAACGCTGAAGTCTGAGAATCAAACGCTTGCCGGCGCGGCGGCCGCAAGCCTAGGTCAGTTGCATCGCCTTCAGTCTCTGGTAGAGCGTGCTCTTGGCGATGCCCAAGCGCTTGGCGGTCTTCTCCACGTTGTTGTTCTCCTCGGCGAAGACGCGGGCGATGTGGAAGCGCTCCAGTTCGTCCAGGGTCCAGGCGGATTCGTAAGTGGGCGGACGGCTCCCCGCCTTGGCTTCGAAGAAGAAGTCGGCGGGCTCGAGGACCGGCTTGTCGCTGAGCAGCAGGGCGCGCTCCAGCACATTGCGCAATTCGCGGATGTTGCCGGGCCAGTCGTAGGAGCGCAGGCGCTGCACCGCCCGGGACGACAGCTCCGCCGGCGAGCGCGCCATGTCGATGCAGATCCGCTGCAGCAGGGCGGCGGCGATGGCCGGGACGTCTTGGGCGCGCTCCCGCAAGGCCGGGATGGCGATGGGCACCGTGCTGATCCGGAAGTAGAGGTCGCTGCGGAACACCTTGCTCTCGATCAGGCGGCGCAGGTCCTGGTGGGTGGCGGCGACGAGGCGGACGTCAACGAAGCGATCGCGCACGTCGCCCATGCGCCGGAAGCGCTTTTCCTCCACCACCTTCAGCAGCTTGGGCTGGACGGTGGGATCGATGTCGCCGATCTCGTCGAGGAAGATGGTGCCGCGGTGCCCCACCTCGAGCAGGCCGGGCTTGGCGCTGACCGCTCCGGTGTAAGCGCCCTTCTCGTAGCCGAACAGCTCCGACTCCAGGAACTCGCGGGTGAGGCCGGCGCAGTTCAGGTCGACGAAGGACTCGTCGGCGCGGGGCCCGTTCTCGTGCAGCCAGTTGGCGAGTACGCCTTTGCCCGTCCCCGTCTCGCCCTGGATCAGGACCGGGCTGTGGCTCTTGGCCACCTTGGCGGCGGTCTCGGCCAGCTGCCGGATGGCCGCGCTCTCGCCCAGGAAGGGGTCCAGCACGACTCGCCGCCGGCGCGTGCTGCTGGCCAACTGCTTCTGCTGGTTACGAGAGTTCTCCAGCACCCTCTGGATGACCAGCAGGAGGGAAGCCGGCTCGATGGGTTTGGCCAGGCATTGCTCCGCCCCCGCCTTGATCAGCGAGACGCCCAGCTCCATGGAGCCGTATCCGGTCAGCACGATGAGCGGGATGGCCGGCTCCACCTGCTTGAGCTTGGGAACCAGATCGAGGGCGGTCCCGTCGGGCAGGCGAAAATCGAGCACGGCGACGTCGGGACGGACGGCTTCGAAGCTC
This genomic interval from Terriglobales bacterium contains the following:
- a CDS encoding sigma-54 dependent transcriptional regulator, which encodes MSTAFEGRKILLLDDDPDVRRVFARFLTANGFLIEESDTFAAALRSFEAVRPDVAVLDFRLPDGTALDLVPKLKQVEPAIPLIVLTGYGSMELGVSLIKAGAEQCLAKPIEPASLLLVIQRVLENSRNQQKQLASSTRRRRVVLDPFLGESAAIRQLAETAAKVAKSHSPVLIQGETGTGKGVLANWLHENGPRADESFVDLNCAGLTREFLESELFGYEKGAYTGAVSAKPGLLEVGHRGTIFLDEIGDIDPTVQPKLLKVVEEKRFRRMGDVRDRFVDVRLVAATHQDLRRLIESKVFRSDLYFRISTVPIAIPALRERAQDVPAIAAALLQRICIDMARSPAELSSRAVQRLRSYDWPGNIRELRNVLERALLLSDKPVLEPADFFFEAKAGSRPPTYESAWTLDELERFHIARVFAEENNNVEKTAKRLGIAKSTLYQRLKAMQLT